The Deinococcus carri DNA window CCCCCAGGCCCCCTCGAAGGCGCTGACCGGGTCGCCCCCGATGCCCGCCAGGTAGACCTCGGTGCGGTTGCAGGTGGAGAGCAGCATCACTTCCTGCGCATGGCGCGAGAGGTGCTCCAGCAGGGCCTGTTCCTCCCCGGCGCGCACGGCGGCCCGCTCGCGCACCTCGACGGGCGCGGTCTGGTGGTTCAGGCCCACCACGGCAAAGTCCAGCGGGGCGGGCGATAGCACCTGCGGCTGGGCCAGGAAGGCGCGGGCGGTCGGGCAGGCCAGCGTCACGCGGCTCCCTCCACACGGGCGGGCAGGCCCAGCGCGGCGCGGATGTCGGCGCGCAGGTCGGCCAGGGCGCGGGTGCGCTCGGCGGGGGCTAGGGCCAGGGCCTGCTCGCGCCGGGCCGCCCAGCGTTCCACCGCTTCTTCCCCCGGCAGCAGCGCCGCGAACCGTTCCGCGAGGGCCTGCGCCAGCAGCGGCAGCTCGCGGCCCGTACCGACGGCCACCTGCACGGGGCCGCGTCGGGTCAGGGCGGGAAAGCGCAGGGTGCCGCGCGCTGCCTCGCCCGCGTGGTTGACCAGGATGCCGTCAACGCGGGCCGCGTCACACACGGCGTCGTTGACGGCAGGGCTGTCCGTGGCGGCCACCACCACCCGCACCCCGCGCAGGTCGGCGGGCTGGTAGGGGCGACACTCGGTCTGCACCGGCAGGGCCGCGAAGTCGGGGTGCAGCTCGGGCGCGACGACAGTCACGCGCAGGCCACCTTCCAGCAGCGTGCGGGTGCGGCGCAGGGCGACCGGGCCGCCCCCCACCACCAGGGCCGCCTCGCCGCGCAGTTCCAGGAAGGCCGCCAGACTCATGGGGCGTAGCATAGCGCGCCGCGCCGGGGCGGGCGTCCCCGACTGAACGGTAAGAAACACGTGCCGGACGGCATTTTCGGCGGGGAGGCTGGGGCGGTTCTACACAATTGCGTTGATTCCCTGGAATCAGAGCCATCTCGTCTCAGGGGGTCGGGGGAGCCGGGGTAGGTTCGCTCGCGCCGTCCCCCAGCAACTCCAGAAAGGCCGCGACCACCGCCGGGTCGAAGTGGTGCCCCGCCTCGGCGCGAATCAGGGCCAGGGCCTCCTCGATGGGGCGGGCGGCGTGGTAGGGGCGCTGGTGGGTCAGGGCATCGAACACGTCCACCACGGCAAAAATCCGGGCCAGCAGCGGAATTGCCTCGCCCGGCAGGCCGTCGGGGTAGCCCTGGCCGTCCCAGCGCTCGTGGTGCGAGCGGATCACGGCCAGCACGCCGGCGGGAATGGTGGGAATGTGCCGCACCAGCGCCTCGCCCGTCCGCACGTGTTCC harbors:
- a CDS encoding bifunctional precorrin-2 dehydrogenase/sirohydrochlorin ferrochelatase, translating into MSLAAFLELRGEAALVVGGGPVALRRTRTLLEGGLRVTVVAPELHPDFAALPVQTECRPYQPADLRGVRVVVAATDSPAVNDAVCDAARVDGILVNHAGEAARGTLRFPALTRRGPVQVAVGTGRELPLLAQALAERFAALLPGEEAVERWAARREQALALAPAERTRALADLRADIRAALGLPARVEGAA